The genomic window gtaatattgttttatacattttaccctcagacctgtatataatggacatatcaaaaaaaatgaaactcgCCCTCGATGTCGcccaaatcacaattgttacaggttctatttctttgggtaatattattatgtctacctatttctatatttgatttgtgtgaggatgctccacatacatttatatttagtttctataggtttaaaactctacacagtggctatctatcagatatcgatatataatctacctttcgacgaactagatatctgttaacatgttttgttttgtaacatcggtcaatctctgctcaatgcttttaaaaacatagtctactggtgaattagaataaaacatgtactcaatacctaaagcggctaattcattcttaatgtcacatatccacacgtcattctcatttaccatttcatcaagacatgttttcattaccagattatccgactgtttcaccaatatttgaacactcttaattttctcataatagttaatggtaatctacccaattcacagtaaacagtcattgcaagttgatttaggcaccttattaagttaagttttttttttacagaatttctaatgtacgctttcgacatctggtgctttatgaaatccccatatttccgatgcataacgtaaaatactatttacatacgaatcaaaaataaaacaataagtttctacattcaagcaatgatttctaagagaagttgtcagagaaaataaagcttttctgccttgttctgcaaaatgtttttgtgttttgtaaaacttcccattgtagttgaacagcatacccaataatttaaaactgtcaacaatttctatattgtcattattattcattattatatttccatggctcattattttttatttgtccacaatttctaaacaccatgattttagttatatcaacattgacctccagattccattttatggtatatgcatatacagaatccaacataatttgtaaatcttctgggcagttaacaaatatatccaaacataatttgtaaatcttctgggcagttaacaaataaagccatgtcgtcggtatgtatacattagcaagaaaagattaagcatctgtaattcaatacttggacagttgtcattaataaagtgtatttagatacaaagaaaataacacaggtgattatatgtccccttgtaagagtccggtataattagggaagcactgactgaagtcagtatcactatcgaaaatataagaatcgtcgtcagtatatttctctatacatctaaatttagatcatcgtctaatggcagaaaatcggaCGACATTTTCCATGTGTTTCTATATGAATCATTAACGGAAAAATGGTGCTTTTTTCGGTTAGACACTACTTAAATATCGTTGTTCACATCTTccgatatacattacagtgcataggtataactatcgccagtgtgaagttatctcggccaaacgcggtgacacatgtacacagacagtcgtcgccatctcttggcacggcacatgtcactaatataaacaactccgatatccacctattgcgcagccgcagcgcttggtctcgcgctaaatatacctccggttatgagaacaataggtgaggtcgtgactatgcgagaaaagcggttgttgcgagtccctagtatataggtctctgcctGATTAGCCTATATTATGCTTCATGTAAATGTTTGTACGTAATATACtcggtacatgtacatgtgtatgtctgGAGAGAACGACCTGTAACTATCTGCAATACTAAGCCTTCCTCTTCCTCATCCTCATCAAGGGATTTATAAACCATTAAGGGTCACCATTCCTCTTCCGACTTCACTTATCAAATTTAATTCAAGTGTGTTAATGCAACTAAGCCTAGTTTTCTTTATATAATCAAAACGGTTCATTGTCAAGGGGGAGTGTTTCCCATTCGGATTAGACCTACTATACAACTGTTTATGATCTGATCTCGTGCTTGGCCTCATTACACGTTTGTGCACTTATTATGAACAACCGAAACACTTCAGACAAGAACATGcagatatattttatcataagAGTGCTGTAACACGGCACTTGTAAGATACGTTCACCTGCATCAAATAGGATTTTTTGAAATGTAATCAACCAAACTTTTTAAACGAAAGGATCAATGTCCCCTTCCATAATACCATGataatacaaattatacattTGCAAAACATATCAATAACCTAAAACTTAGCAATGACCTAAATTAGCCAGTACGTACTATATCATACATAAAGTATAcctaaaacagaaaaataacaGGGAAGCAGAAAAGAGTAAGAGAACAGAAAACCTGTTATGTGGTTTCTCTTGAGCATTGCCACGTGCAGGAACGTATGTGTTGGATGTACATCCCTAATTGTGATTGACATGTCATATCACTCTTGCCATATCAGGGAcgtatacatgcatatatatgttaatttaaatacaatacatataataATAAGTTAAGAAGGTTCCAGATATGTATCTGCTTCCagtgttaattaaattataaggcGCTAAATGCAAACACTTTGATGTACCGATTCTTagtaaattatgtatatatatattaaaaaaggTTATTTTGCATGCTTTACAACAAGTGTTCATCGAATCttctttttccatttttttcttcACATCACGTTAGAGTCTATAACATGCTGTGGAAAACTGTACCTTATATCTGTGATGCATTGGTGTTTTTTCCGTATGTCTTTGCAATGGCCCTTTAATGATATCTGTTATGCAGTGATGTTTTCCCGTAGATCAgctttttaataatttaaataatcCACTTTTTCTGCTGTTACTATAACTTGAAAAAATCCTCAGTGGCGAGTCATAGAGAGTAGAACTTGTCACAATTTCGAAATTGTTTATAAGATCCCCTCTTAATTGTGTCACGGTATTTTAGACCTTAAGGCGATGTAATCGTAGCatattatttcatgttttaagcCCACCAAAGAGCTCGGTTGCTCTTCTATGTACTTTTTCTATAAAATCTATGTCCTTAATTTTTACAAGGATTCCATACGCTTGGTGCGTACTCTAAACGGGACCGTAAAGTGTTTTAaaagttaatataaatatatatgttcatcTACACTGGATCTCCGAATAAGTCCAAATACACTGTTTGCTTTGTCATACTTTTCCAAGGGTGTTGCGCATACTCAACTTTCAACCTTATAATTGTACATTAAGTCACGGCATATATACGTCTTTGATATTTCTGATGAATCTTGAATTAAGTTATAGATACAAAACGTatgataatttataaaaaaaaaacccgataAAATAGTAACTTTCTTGTCACAGAGTGAGGACTGGTATGCCGATCTAAACATTGTTCACATGGAAATGTGGAACATTCTATGGGTTTACAGATGGAAATGTGGAGCTTTCTATGGGTTTACAGATATTTTTtcgtataacattatatataattataattacgTCAAGGTTGTTGAGTGATGGGCTGACAATAATCCAGTTTGACAAAGTTGCCttgtattaatatcaatatgCGAATCAAATAATCCGGAAGCGATTGATTTTCATATGCTGAATGGGAATTATTCTGTTTGCTTTAAAAAAACTCATCTTTATTGAGATTTTCCGGAGaaaaacatgtatatcacaGACTTGACAGTTTAAATTCTGGAACCTTCTGGAACCAGATATTCTGGCAAGTCAAACGTTGcgaaatatgttttgtttagaTTGTTAATCTTGCGGTCTAGTAAAACATGAAACGTGCGAATTATGATTAAAATCTTTGCTTGTGTTCATGATTTTACGATATGTATTGTGATATTTGCACGATAATCTTAAGTCTTTTAATAAAAAAGCGCTTTATTTGAAATTTCACAACCGATTTCCGCACAATCATTAATTCAGGAGAGATAGCCAGAAGATGGACAACTAATACAAGGTAAAGGTCAAATGTTAAGGTCATCATAATGTCTCGAATGAAGGATTTTGGAACTCCTCAGAGAAGCAAACGGGAGAGTTTCAATTattcatacatattatatatatttaacatatatacacagttTCTGTGAATAAAGCGGGAAAGGTCATACCAGAGAGAGGTTAAAGGGCAATGATCAATTGGGAAAACGGCAAACGGCAATGATCATATAGAGTGTAAACGTCAGACGTCATATATAGGGAGCTTAAATGTCAGAAGTCATATAGGGAGAGTATGTAGAGAGGAAAGGACAATAAATGGGAGCAGTAAAGTACAAAGGTTATAAACAGAGAAATGTAAAGTGAGGTGCACGTGGTGGTTTATCGAAAGCCTGTGAAGGACACTAGATGAAAAATGCTAGAAACGTTCCGTTAAGTTTTAGGGCAACCATGTTCTAGAGAGCATCCATGGTTTAACGGTAATCATGTACTATGAAACACCGATGGTTTGAGGGCAACCATGTACTAGGAAGCACCCTTTGTTTGAGGGTAACCGTGTTCTGTGAAGCACCCATGGTTTGAGGGCAATACTGTTCTAGGTAGAAACTGGTTTGAGGGCAACCATGTACTAGTAATCACCTGTGGTTTGAGGGCATCCATGTACTGTGAAGAACCCATGGTTTGAGAGCAACCATGTACTAGCAAGCACCCACGGTTTGAGGGCAACCATGCACAAAGAAGCACCCATGGTTTTAGGGCAACCATGTACTAGCAAGCACCTGTGGTTTTAGGGCATCTATGCACTGTGAAGCACCAATGGTTGGAGGGCAACCATGTACTAGGAAGCAACCATGGTTATTAGTTCCACTTAGAGAGAGGTCTTATTGCAGCATTTCAAATGACTAAGTACTTAAACCGACTGCAAGCCAGGCATAAAAGCATTTCACAATGCTTTATACCACATGTCCCTTTTAACTTGATTATTCAAAGTAGGAATGTTTTTCTTCATGAATTTCACATTAAGCATATAGTATGTCCTTGACATAATGGTTGGATGGCACTGTACTAACATACTGCATTTCACTTCGGCCATCATCCTTGGATTTATACACAAATATCTTTGTCGAAACATTTATGATGAATATATGTCTCCAGTGTTTAGTCATTTCACCGGTAATGTTACCCATGACTGCTGTTACTGGACCAACACATCAGGAATATCACCTTGGAAATGGTCAAACCACAGGCATttgcctcgtctgtcaatacacctaatATACAATCAATATTAGGTGTactgacagacgaggcgagtgcCTGTGGTCAAACCCTCCGTTATCCTCAATTGTGTTGACCAAACAGCCATTTTGTGCTGCTATGCATCCTGGTCTTTCATTTACATGTTCTCCGGTACACTAAGGTGTGGATATTTCTTCTATAAAAGAAGCCATGCATCGCTCACTGACCCCTCTGATCTTCGATAGCATGTCAAAGCCATTCATTTCAACTAACTTAATGGGAGCCTGTCTTCTTGGAAGGTTACTAACCCAATAACCAGATCCTTGGCCTTTTGGTTCAACGGAAAGATGTTGCCGAGGGATTAtaacacatttgaccttgaaaaaaatcattgtcaTTAATTTCAGCACACTTGGTATTCCTTCATCTAAGCAGGCTACTGATTGCATTTCATGATTCCGAGTCTCTGAGTTAATTAGAAGAAATTGGTGAAATATTTGAAGACCTTGAAAGTAGTATAAATGTAATTCTTTTCGTTCATATCAGCATGATTAAGacctactcctataacataagaggccgctggtcggctctttttctatcggatattattttgccgactgcgacgcgctagtcaaaagtatctcgccgtgtaaaacctctaacattgttggagtagatTAAGACCCTATATAATGACCATGGGACCCTTGGTTAATAAAAAGTGATTGGTTAATAATTCTTTCTTCtggtgaccttgaaagtaggtcaaggttgATTGTTTCATCTGAGCAGGTTATTGGAACAACAACATATTATAAGttgttaaacaagaggcccatgggcatTAACGGTCATCTGAGGTGCTCAAGTCTTTGATTTTAGCATATTCAACCCCCGTAACCTtaaatgaaggccaaggtcattaaattgaacaaactttttaccccttcattccagcatgtaAAAGCGCCATATTCAGGTTTCTTGACCTCTTGTTATCAAGAAGTCAttgaaagattttagcatatttgaaccCCCCACCCccgaatgaaggtcaaagtcatccATATGAACAAATATGGTAGCCCTACATCCCAGCAGGCTACAAACTTAATATCAGTTCTCTGGACATCTTCCTTACAatgaagaagttgtttaaagattttagcatatttgacccctgtgaccttgaatgaaggtcaaggtcatccatctgaacaaacttgataatacttcatcccagcatgctacagacccaaatatcaggtccctgggcctgttgttttatataattattggagTTTGAAGGAACAGAAATAGCCAATAATTATTTTTCCTTCAGTGTCATATTTTCTGATAGGTGGCATTGTGGTTGAGTAGTGCATGGGTACGTCGTATGTGACTGTTTGGTGATTCAGAGATAGTCGCTGCAacttatttaatatatattaacctAAATAATATTCATTTAGGTGATTGagatgaaatttacaatttataaaATTTGCATAGAATGAGGTTTGATGGGATCAGAAAAGTGAGGTGTGCGAGTTGATGATATTGTACATATCTGTCGGCGATTATGTGCTCCTTATCAATAaacattattattgttattgaaGATTTGAGTTTTTCCTGTCAGAAGGTATGGTTTTGGGGGGGAAaagagaagaagttgaaaatgcaAATTGTTAACGATGGACAACTAGTGCAgctggacaaaaggcgattgcaataggtcaactgagactttgtcgcaggtgacctaaaaagatCTTAACACATTTGACTCCAGTGATCTTGAAAGAAGATCCATgccattcatttcaacaaacattCTAGCATATTATTGGTCGAATATTATGAaattgggcctcttggttatcgtgaagaaattgtttcaaaagtaaaaagtaaaaaagaacaaaagaaaCCCCAGTAAAACAGAGTAACAATTTTAATACAATCATTTAAGCACATCACAGGTATAACTGTACCAAGCAAATAGCAAATGTCGAAGGATTCTTTGATaataaatttcacatttttcCTTGAACAGCTACCAGGTAAAGAGCAAGAGAGATGATACTTATCAAAAGTATATCTTGTGTTTAACTGTCACGAAATCTGTAAAACACAGtgtaaataataaacaaattatactTAGCACAGTGATGCAATCTCGTAaatttacaggtatataaatattatattgtgaTTATATCACAACTGGCTGGCGAGCCTTCTTGCCAACAAGCTCTAAAGAATTTCCTGCTTTTGACAAGCCCTTAGGAATGTACATCTTGGGCCAATCACCTCTCTCCTGTATGTTTGGATTCTCATGGATATATCCTCATCTCCAAAAGTGATTCTATCAATGGAATATCAAGACGTTACCACACTTTATAATGAGTTATGATCAAGTCATCTCCGCAACACATTACTTCTTTCTGCCACCTTGAAGAATCATTGCCATCCGGATAAAGATATTGATGGTGTCCATGTAGATTCCAATGGATCTGTAATATAACCAGTCAGCTCGATAAGAATAACCAatcaaaaaatcaaataaaaaagaaaaaaaaacattttcaaactAGAATTCTTTTTCATGAAAATAGACAATACATCACATACTTTGTCAAAGATTTAATAGGATTTAATATTTTTCTTGGTAGGTTAGGCATTATGAAAAGATTGAAATTCTGAAGAAAGTTTAGATAATTCTATTCAGTTGAACAGCTAAATTGATGTTAACATGTCGATTAATGGTAAATTCCTATatttttaacaagaggcccaatggacctGTATTGTTCAACTGGTATTCAATGCTTTATGACCTCAGAAGTGGTCCAGGATCAAAATTCTTAAAATCAACTTCCAATAGTTACCATGCCAACACTACAGACTAAATATAATTTCTCTAAAACTGACATATCTTGTTGTAAGACTTGCTTTTAATAAGTATGAAGGGTTTTTGTTGGAGAAAGCCACAAGGAACAATTTTTAACAATGATCTTgaataaatatcaaaactaaTTTCATAAAGcaaattttgtttatcattcCAGAAAGCAATGCTTgttttgtttgctgggtttagCGCCCAGTGAACAGACAGGGTCTTTTTCAGGCGAGGTCTCCGTGAAGTAGTAGGTGACTACCTTACTGAACGACATATGTGAGGCCTGTCGCATGGTATCCATAgaaattagggtaaagtgtttTGATCAAGGACGCAaacacgacagcacagaccagtctgtttctcagcttcccgagacaGGTAGGAATGTCGACCATgtacctcagatcttcacctgagattacgtggctGGCACATAACAGACTGAACAATCACGGCCCCAATCAATAAAGGAAGGTACATGTACtgactacatacagtatataaatatgtatattaagaCTCCAGACTGTTTGCTTGATCAGATGTCATTTCAGTGTTTTAACTTAACTGACACCTATGTCCTTAAATATAGGGTCAAGGTTATTTCTTTTCACATTTTTCTGGGCgtagtattatataaactgCTGGAAACATGAAAGAACCTATACtcctgtgttttgttttcattctaaGTTAAAAGATCCATGGTACTTACTGGTTGACTGGATCATACGGAACAGGTGAGTAAGGTGAGTGGTGTTCGGCATTTCTAATGATTTTCTGTGTATCATAAAGCAAGAACATTCCAAAGAGAACCACACCTCCATACACACTGAAGGAGTACAGTCCTGCCCCCATGGCGGTGGTTGGTGGGAAAAACATAGTACCTAgaaaacagataaaacatggTAAAATTCCGTAATTAAAACAGAAGTGTCACATAAACAAGGAAAACATGGTACCTAATAAACAGAAAAGTCACATTAAAAGTAGGAGTTAGACTTTTACAGGGACATAAAAATAGTAATTTTTAGCATGTTCCTATAAAAGACACAGGTGGGCTAAATgccatatacatatacatatggtATGTAACTTGGTAAAAAGGAATAAATCAATGCAGCACTACTTTTCACTGGTACTTTCCTGCTTCTTAGTGAGTTGTAAGCTAACATATATTTGAAACCAAAATCATATTGTCATTATTGGAGTATTATGTACatctgaaaataacaacattatgGTACTACTACTACCAATGATGGTTGTTGTGTTAAATGCATTACACAAATACAGAAAACATGAAGATATGAAGATagtgtaaaaaaaatgtcaaaatgatcAAACTACAAATTAAATGTACTGTAATTGTTGTAGTGCTcttaaaaaattattaaaatctGTCAAGAGCCTAGAGGGGAATTAATTACTTTGCAAGTAcaaaagtttgttaaaatactCATGGTATGACAAATTGATAggtattaattatcatttatagaATATACCTGGAAACGGTTTTGATTGAGATGGGGAAGGGGCACtaatttacagataaatatttcaagaATAGGGAGAGGGTCACTAATTCCTGCACTTCCTATTAAAATCTAAGTACAGTTCATACAAAAAATTGAAGTTCCTGAAAAATATTCTTACCAAGGGAAGAAACAAGCACCAAACCAAGACCAATGGTCAGAGGGGCACCCATGTTGAGGAACTTCTCACTAGGTGCACACATGGCAAGTGTAGAAAGACCTTCAAAAGGAAAAGAGGTATTACAGTTAACACTTTTACACCATTCTATTTCTTTATGTAAGAGATAAGAGAGTTAATTTtccaaataaacaatgtttaagGTTGAAATATTGAGTACACTGATATCTGTACTTATGAATGTGgtagttatattttttttttacatttgatagtAGCAATAAAGACCTGGTAATCTAAAATCACAAATACTAAGTCAAGTGACAGAATATAAAtctatttaaatatatttccttTGCTTTTGACAGCAAATCTATAAAACTATATTCATTGTGCTTGTTTTGTCCATTAACTCACTTATAACCAGTATTGGCCAATACCCCACCACAACAAATTCACTTACACAGCCCTTCAATCCACTAGTCTGGTGTCAATGTAATTATGTCGGATCATGACCCAATTTGATTCATTAACTGAAGAAAAGTTTTTCCATTGAAAATTTTCCATGGGAAAGCATTTCAAAATTTAAGGCAACTGTCATTGATGAaggttaatttttattttactcCAATCATCCTTTCCTATGGACAAACTTACatcagtttcatcaacattcgTTTTAAGAATTAAAGGAAATTCCTTTATTTTTCTTTGCGATTCAAAACTAAATCTTAGTAAATGCTTTCTTAAGGAAAATTTTaaggaaattttaaaataagACTGAGATCAGGGAACTCACTGACACTGTTTCATAATATCAGTACTGTATGCACTACTGACATGATTAGACATTAATTTCAGTGTATACCTCCCACAACTCCTGCAGTGTACCATGCAGCCCTCATAAGGACTGGACCACCCATCAATGTTATAGGGGCAATCACCATTCCTATCACACCACTATGCAGCATCCATGCCAGTtgtttggcaccaaaaccctCCTGGTAGGGGATGGATCGACAAACCATTCCGGAGCCTATCATGGCAGCAAAGGAGGCACCTATTGCCTGTTAATGAAAAACCCTTGGAATTAGCATTATTCAATCGATCATCATACAGTACAATGTTGCAATATTGAAACATAAAATTAATGTGAAATATCATATGTAGGAAAATCAATATGCATTACATAGAGAACTATCATCTGCATTAACTCCTCTGTGAAAATGGTTCTTGCCACAGGTACTGGAAATACATGTTCTTAATGATACTGctaatatattgtaatatgatTCATAGACATACGCTATTATTGTAGAAATCTTTTGTTACACAACAAAGAACTGAATTGTAGTCCTGGTTTTTCCTTTATGTACATGTTACGGCCATATAAATGCACATACCAGCCAGGAGTTTTTCATCGCCAGGTtcatgaggacgggtgtccgTACAACAGCCATGGCTGACAGTGCTGTTAATGCTACGCTGCCACCGAAATACATATAGGTGGAACGGATACGTTGTCTCACCTCTTGGGACCACATCCTACAAAAAGAACAATAGCATTATTATATTTAGACTGTCTTATCACTTTACTCCACATGGCTTATTGGATTATATGGATGAAAGAACTGCAAATTAACTATTTGAACATCCGCGCTAAAATGACCTAGAAAATTGAAACCTAGCATCTGTTTAAGGGTAGAGTGTCAGTCAATCAAGCCCATTATCTCATGATAGCATATTGACATATTTCAAAAGAATGTAATGGTCACAAACCAG from Pecten maximus chromosome 1, xPecMax1.1, whole genome shotgun sequence includes these protein-coding regions:
- the LOC117332790 gene encoding growth hormone-inducible transmembrane protein-like, which translates into the protein MWSTKVCRVPITAFVGSIGKQHILSAAQKPCIFVRVQQCSQNTRSAFSKRAQKRVSLKEATMAPAGNKAFQIGNGVAAGAAAAGIGALCYYGLGLSKESGAVDRAMMWSQEVRQRIRSTYMYFGGSVALTALSAMAVVRTPVLMNLAMKNSWLAIGASFAAMIGSGMVCRSIPYQEGFGAKQLAWMLHSGVIGMVIAPITLMGGPVLMRAAWYTAGVVGGLSTLAMCAPSEKFLNMGAPLTIGLGLVLVSSLGTMFFPPTTAMGAGLYSFSVYGGVVLFGMFLLYDTQKIIRNAEHHSPYSPVPYDPVNQSIGIYMDTINIFIRMAMILQGGRKK